The following proteins are encoded in a genomic region of Sander lucioperca isolate FBNREF2018 chromosome 23, SLUC_FBN_1.2, whole genome shotgun sequence:
- the tubb6 gene encoding tubulin beta-5 chain isoform X1, which translates to MREIVHIQAGQCGNQIGTKFWEVISDEHGIDPAGSYVGDSSLQLDRINVYYNEASSHKYVPRSVLVDLEPGTMDSVRSGAFGQLFRPDNFIFGQTGAGNNWAKGHYTEGAELVDAVLDIVRKECEHCDCLQGFQLTHSLGGGTGSGMGTLLISKIREEYPDRIMNTFSVMPSPKVSDTVVEPYNATLSVHQLVENTDETYCIDNEALYDICFRTLKLTTPTYGDLNHLVSATMSGVTTSLRFPGQLNADLRKLAVNMVPFPRLHFFMPGFAPLTARGSQQYRALTVPELTQQMFDARNMMAACDPRHGRYLTVATVFRGPMSMKEVDEQMLNVQNKNSSYFVEWIPNNVKVAVCDIAPRGLKMAATFIGNSTAIQELFKRISEQFSAMFRRKAFLHWFTGEGMDEMEFTEAESNMNDLVSEYQQYQDATANDGDENFEDDEDEIVESWNAERQFDEPIREHDDNFSATN; encoded by the exons ATGAGAGAAATAGTTCACATCCAGGCGGGACAGTGTGGGAACCAGATCGGGACCAAG TTCTGGGAGGTGATCAGCGACGAGCACGGCATCGACCCAGCGGGGAGCTACGTGGGCGACTCGTCTCTCCAGCTGGACCGAATCAACGTCTACTACAACGAGGCGTCCT CACATAAATACGTCCCCCGTTCTGTGCTAGTGGACCTGGAACCAGGAACCATGGACAGCGTTCGCTCAGGAGCCTTCGGACAACTCTTCAGACCAGACAACTTCATCTTCG GCCAGACAGGTGCGGGGAACAACTGGGCCAAAGGTCACTACACGGAGGGGGCAGAGCTGGTGGACGCAGTCCTGGACATAGTGAGGAAGGAGTGTGAGCACTGCGACTGTCTCCAG GGTTTCCAGCTCACTCACTCTCTGGGGGGGGGCACCGGCTCGGGGATGGGCACCCTGCTGATCAGCAAGATCCGGGAGGAGTACCCCGACCGGATCATGAACACCTTCAGCGTCATGCCCTCGCCCAAG GTGTCGGACACGGTTGTGGAGCCGTACAACGCCACGCTGTCGGTCCACCAGCTGGTCGAGAACACAGACGAGACGTACTGCATCGACAACGAGGCGCTCTACGACATCTGCTTCCGCACTCTCAAACTCACCACGCCCACCTACGGCGACCTCAACCACCTGGTGTCGGCCACCATGAGCGGCGTGACCACGTCGCTCCGTTTCCCCGGCCAGCTCAACGCCGATCTCCGCAAGCTGGCCGTCAACATGGTGCCGTTCCCGCGCCTCCACTTCTTCATGCCGGGGTTCGCTCCGCTGACAGCGCGCGGCAGCCAGCAGTACCGAGCGCTGACCGTTCCCGAGCTCACACAGCAGATGTTCGACGCCAGGAACATGATGGCCGCGTGCGACCCGCGACACGGCCGATACCTCACCGTCGCCACTGTCTTCCGCGGACCCATGTCCATGAAGGAAGTGGACGAGCAGATGCTGAACGTGCAGAACAAGAACAGCAGCTACTTCGTAGAGTGGATACCCAATAACGTTAAAGTGGCGGTCTGCGACATCGCTCCGCGGGGGCTCAAGATGGCCGCCACTTTCATCGGCAACAGCACGGCCATCCAGGAGCTGTTCAAGCGCATCTCGGAGCAGTTCTCCGCCATGTTCCGCCGAAAGGCTTTCCTGCACTGGTTCACGGGCGAGGGCATGGACGAGATGGAGTTCACGGAGGCGGAGAGCAACATGAACGACCTGGTGTCCGAGTACCAGCAGTACCAGGACGCTACGGCCAATGACGGCGATGAGAACTTTGAGGACGACGAAGACGAGATCGTTGA GAGCTGGAACGCAGAGCGGCAGTTTGACGAGCCAATCAGAGAACACGACGACAACTTCAGCGCAACCAATTAA
- the tubb6 gene encoding tubulin beta-5 chain isoform X2, with protein MREIVHIQAGQCGNQIGTKFWEVISDEHGIDPAGSYVGDSSLQLDRINVYYNEASSHKYVPRSVLVDLEPGTMDSVRSGAFGQLFRPDNFIFGQTGAGNNWAKGHYTEGAELVDAVLDIVRKECEHCDCLQGFQLTHSLGGGTGSGMGTLLISKIREEYPDRIMNTFSVMPSPKVSDTVVEPYNATLSVHQLVENTDETYCIDNEALYDICFRTLKLTTPTYGDLNHLVSATMSGVTTSLRFPGQLNADLRKLAVNMVPFPRLHFFMPGFAPLTARGSQQYRALTVPELTQQMFDARNMMAACDPRHGRYLTVATVFRGPMSMKEVDEQMLNVQNKNSSYFVEWIPNNVKVAVCDIAPRGLKMAATFIGNSTAIQELFKRISEQFSAMFRRKAFLHWFTGEGMDEMEFTEAESNMNDLVSEYQQYQDATANDGDENFEDDEDEIVE; from the exons ATGAGAGAAATAGTTCACATCCAGGCGGGACAGTGTGGGAACCAGATCGGGACCAAG TTCTGGGAGGTGATCAGCGACGAGCACGGCATCGACCCAGCGGGGAGCTACGTGGGCGACTCGTCTCTCCAGCTGGACCGAATCAACGTCTACTACAACGAGGCGTCCT CACATAAATACGTCCCCCGTTCTGTGCTAGTGGACCTGGAACCAGGAACCATGGACAGCGTTCGCTCAGGAGCCTTCGGACAACTCTTCAGACCAGACAACTTCATCTTCG GCCAGACAGGTGCGGGGAACAACTGGGCCAAAGGTCACTACACGGAGGGGGCAGAGCTGGTGGACGCAGTCCTGGACATAGTGAGGAAGGAGTGTGAGCACTGCGACTGTCTCCAG GGTTTCCAGCTCACTCACTCTCTGGGGGGGGGCACCGGCTCGGGGATGGGCACCCTGCTGATCAGCAAGATCCGGGAGGAGTACCCCGACCGGATCATGAACACCTTCAGCGTCATGCCCTCGCCCAAG GTGTCGGACACGGTTGTGGAGCCGTACAACGCCACGCTGTCGGTCCACCAGCTGGTCGAGAACACAGACGAGACGTACTGCATCGACAACGAGGCGCTCTACGACATCTGCTTCCGCACTCTCAAACTCACCACGCCCACCTACGGCGACCTCAACCACCTGGTGTCGGCCACCATGAGCGGCGTGACCACGTCGCTCCGTTTCCCCGGCCAGCTCAACGCCGATCTCCGCAAGCTGGCCGTCAACATGGTGCCGTTCCCGCGCCTCCACTTCTTCATGCCGGGGTTCGCTCCGCTGACAGCGCGCGGCAGCCAGCAGTACCGAGCGCTGACCGTTCCCGAGCTCACACAGCAGATGTTCGACGCCAGGAACATGATGGCCGCGTGCGACCCGCGACACGGCCGATACCTCACCGTCGCCACTGTCTTCCGCGGACCCATGTCCATGAAGGAAGTGGACGAGCAGATGCTGAACGTGCAGAACAAGAACAGCAGCTACTTCGTAGAGTGGATACCCAATAACGTTAAAGTGGCGGTCTGCGACATCGCTCCGCGGGGGCTCAAGATGGCCGCCACTTTCATCGGCAACAGCACGGCCATCCAGGAGCTGTTCAAGCGCATCTCGGAGCAGTTCTCCGCCATGTTCCGCCGAAAGGCTTTCCTGCACTGGTTCACGGGCGAGGGCATGGACGAGATGGAGTTCACGGAGGCGGAGAGCAACATGAACGACCTGGTGTCCGAGTACCAGCAGTACCAGGACGCTACGGCCAATGACGGCGATGAGAACTTTGAGGACGACGAAGACGAGATCGTTGAGTAA